One Bacteroidota bacterium genomic region harbors:
- a CDS encoding CoA pyrophosphatase → MRWIARLGQLLKGPLPGPEAQREAFPDAPDRVARCEPGARPAAVLVLFYPRPRRWCFLLEKRPENLPVHRGQIGLPGGAQKPCDPSPEATALREAAEELGLDPLAVEVLGRLSPVYIPASGFVVTPVVGWQPHPPLLRPNGREVARVLEVSTRALLDPGRFRLETWTLHGRPQRVGCFRFGGETVWGATAMILCELRALLRQRSSRSAFCNFR, encoded by the coding sequence ATGCGCTGGATCGCAAGGCTTGGCCAGTTGCTCAAGGGCCCTCTACCCGGACCCGAGGCGCAGCGCGAAGCCTTTCCCGATGCTCCGGATCGGGTGGCTCGCTGTGAGCCGGGGGCCCGTCCAGCGGCCGTGCTGGTGCTCTTTTACCCTCGGCCGAGGCGTTGGTGCTTTCTTTTGGAAAAGCGTCCGGAAAACCTGCCCGTGCATCGCGGCCAGATCGGGCTGCCGGGTGGGGCCCAGAAGCCATGCGATCCCTCTCCGGAGGCCACCGCCTTGCGGGAGGCGGCCGAGGAGTTGGGGCTGGATCCGTTGGCCGTTGAGGTCTTAGGCCGCCTAAGTCCGGTCTACATCCCCGCATCCGGCTTCGTCGTCACCCCCGTGGTGGGCTGGCAACCGCATCCGCCTCTGTTGCGGCCGAATGGGCGCGAAGTGGCCCGGGTGCTAGAGGTCTCCACGCGCGCGCTACTGGATCCGGGCCGCTTTCGATTGGAAACCTGGACCCTGCACGGCCGCCCGCAGCGCGTGGGCTGTTTCCGGTTTGGCGGGGAGACGGTTTGGGGGGCCACGGCTATGATCCTATGTGAGCTGCGGGCGCTGCTGCGCCAGCGAAGCTCCAGGTCGGCTTTTTGCAACTTTAGGTAA
- a CDS encoding DoxX family protein produces MRFACPILESLPSYAWVPLRVLAGLGMMTHGWPKLFEPGRWERFVDSVERMGFPVPEFFAAAAALSELIGGALLALGLATRPAAAFILITMTVAAFWRHAGDPFAERELALLYLFVALGFLLYGGGRYSLDAWMAKRSRSKAKVGA; encoded by the coding sequence ATGCGATTTGCTTGTCCGATACTGGAGTCGCTCCCCTCCTACGCATGGGTGCCCCTGCGCGTTTTGGCCGGGCTCGGCATGATGACCCACGGTTGGCCTAAGCTCTTTGAACCTGGCCGTTGGGAGCGCTTTGTGGATTCCGTAGAACGGATGGGCTTTCCGGTCCCGGAGTTCTTCGCCGCCGCGGCCGCTCTTTCGGAGCTCATCGGCGGTGCGCTGCTCGCCCTGGGGCTAGCCACGCGTCCGGCCGCGGCCTTTATTCTGATCACGATGACCGTGGCCGCCTTCTGGCGCCACGCCGGTGATCCGTTTGCGGAGCGCGAATTGGCGTTGCTGTACCTGTTTGTGGCTTTGGGCTTTCTGCTGTACGGAGGGGGAAGGTATTCCCTGGATGCCTGGATGGCTAAGCGAAGCCGGTCTAAGGCGAAGGTAGGCGCATAA
- a CDS encoding response regulator — MRILLVEDNEMNRDMLVQRLQRRGFSVLTAHDGAEGVELARRERPDLVLMDLSLPVMDGWEATRQLKSDPDTASIPIIALSAHVLPAERERALACGADAYATKPVHLPELLGLIKRLDPRRGPDAP; from the coding sequence ATGCGGATCTTGCTCGTTGAGGACAACGAAATGAATCGCGATATGCTCGTGCAGCGGCTTCAGCGGCGGGGCTTTAGCGTGCTTACGGCGCACGATGGAGCCGAGGGCGTGGAGCTGGCTCGCCGAGAGCGGCCCGATCTGGTGCTCATGGACCTGAGCCTGCCCGTCATGGACGGCTGGGAGGCTACGCGACAACTTAAAAGCGACCCCGACACAGCCTCCATCCCCATCATCGCCCTTTCTGCGCATGTGCTGCCGGCCGAACGCGAGCGGGCCCTAGCCTGCGGAGCCGACGCCTACGCCACCAAGCCGGTGCATCTGCCTGAACTGCTCGGCCTCATCAAGCGCCTAGATCCTCGCCGAGGCCCCGATGCCCCATAA
- a CDS encoding response regulator produces the protein MPHKPAHILIVDDQEFNRDLLVQRLRREGYEPEAAESGPQALACIARRVPDLILLDIMMPGLSGYELISILRAQPATQEVPIILVSAKGETEDIVQGLSLGANDYVTKPVNLPVLKARIETQLRLRRSLEQVRMLSQEKDEILSVVSHDLRSPLSGIAALSRLLLSEEMGPLTSLQREALQDIAQTGERLLRLVNELLDWARLQAGQQEPNWEPISLGELLSESVQALRGAALERGVRLLWTPPETAITILGDSTWLFQIFSNLIGNAIKFSPAGGAVTIRLEHSAEQVNVEISDEGPGIPPEELERIFTRFYTGSRAGPRKGAGLGLHICKVLTERLQGQISVENRTEGGARFRVRFPVQRSLPAAVS, from the coding sequence ATGCCCCATAAACCCGCCCATATTCTGATCGTCGACGATCAGGAGTTCAACCGCGACCTGCTTGTGCAGCGGCTGCGGCGCGAAGGCTACGAGCCGGAAGCGGCCGAAAGCGGCCCACAGGCCTTGGCATGTATTGCCCGGCGTGTTCCGGATCTCATCCTGCTCGACATCATGATGCCCGGCCTAAGCGGCTATGAGCTCATCTCGATACTGCGCGCGCAGCCGGCCACCCAGGAGGTGCCGATCATCCTGGTCTCGGCCAAGGGCGAGACCGAAGACATCGTCCAGGGCCTGAGCTTGGGGGCCAACGACTACGTGACCAAGCCCGTCAACCTGCCTGTGCTCAAGGCCCGCATCGAGACCCAGCTCCGCCTGCGCCGCTCCCTGGAGCAGGTGCGCATGCTCAGCCAAGAGAAAGACGAAATCCTCTCGGTGGTATCCCATGACCTGCGCTCTCCGCTTTCGGGCATAGCGGCCCTGTCGCGCCTGTTGCTCTCAGAAGAGATGGGACCGCTCACCTCGCTTCAGCGGGAGGCGCTTCAAGATATCGCGCAGACAGGCGAACGGCTGCTGCGCCTGGTAAACGAATTGCTGGATTGGGCCCGTCTGCAGGCCGGACAACAAGAGCCGAACTGGGAGCCCATTTCGCTCGGGGAGCTGCTATCGGAAAGCGTTCAGGCCCTGCGGGGAGCCGCCCTAGAGCGGGGGGTGCGGCTCCTCTGGACTCCTCCGGAGACCGCCATTACGATTTTAGGCGATAGCACATGGCTTTTCCAGATCTTCAGCAACTTGATCGGAAACGCCATCAAGTTCTCCCCCGCCGGCGGAGCGGTTACGATTCGGCTCGAGCACAGCGCAGAACAAGTGAACGTGGAGATCTCCGACGAAGGTCCGGGCATACCCCCAGAGGAGCTGGAGCGGATCTTCACGCGCTTTTACACGGGCAGCCGCGCCGGTCCCAGAAAAGGGGCCGGCTTGGGTCTGCATATCTGCAAGGTCCTCACCGAGCGCCTGCAGGGGCAGATCAGTGTAGAAAACCGCACCGAAGGAGGGGCGCGATTTCGGGTGCGTTTTCCCGTACAGCGCTCCCTTCCGGCGGCCGTCTCCTAG
- a CDS encoding Spy/CpxP family protein refolding chaperone encodes MRARWLWPVLLGVLIFAAGIGAGVFVDRFLLHSRFRGGPELLLLERRTWAKVRQELALTPEQARRLEEITRAHAQQMNALRQRFRRELRAMAQRYREAIRPVLTDAQWERLERLRRERRLGLREEERRFRRWDTLRPAPPKPMDTLPQEP; translated from the coding sequence ATGAGAGCCCGATGGCTGTGGCCTGTTTTACTGGGAGTGCTCATCTTCGCAGCCGGGATCGGAGCGGGGGTTTTCGTGGATCGCTTCCTGCTTCATTCGCGCTTCCGGGGTGGTCCGGAGCTGCTTTTGCTAGAGCGCCGCACTTGGGCGAAAGTCCGCCAGGAGCTGGCGCTCACCCCCGAACAGGCGCGGCGGCTGGAGGAGATCACCCGAGCGCACGCGCAGCAGATGAACGCCCTTCGGCAGCGCTTTCGTCGGGAGCTGCGCGCTATGGCCCAGCGTTACCGAGAGGCGATCCGCCCGGTCCTCACAGACGCCCAGTGGGAGCGTCTGGAGCGCCTGCGGCGCGAGCGACGCCTCGGGCTTCGGGAAGAGGAACGGCGCTTTCGGAGGTGGGATACCCTACGGCCCGCGCCTCCAAAGCCTATGGATACCCTTCCGCAAGAACCCTAA
- the metF gene encoding methylenetetrahydrofolate reductase [NAD(P)H], which translates to MKVIEHLERARETLVSYEIIPPKRGGNIQHIFALVESLLPLNPPFINVTSHAAQVEYEELPDGTWRRRVIRKRPGTIGLCAAIQNRYNIDTVAHLLCHGFTREETEDALIELHYLGIHNVMALRGDDPGYRKMLTDGRTRNEYAVDLVRQIVNMNQGRYLEPDLLDAAPTDFCIGVAGYPEKHFEAPNLERDLKHLKEKIDAGAHYIVTQMFFDNRRFFDFVARCRAIGITVPIIAGLKVITKKSHLVSIPSHFHVEIPEELAAEVERTPPERVVDVGVEWAVRQCAELMEHKVPCIHFYIMQDTSAVIRVVESLRKLA; encoded by the coding sequence ATGAAGGTTATCGAACACCTTGAGCGGGCTCGCGAGACACTTGTGAGCTACGAAATCATTCCGCCCAAGCGGGGGGGAAACATTCAGCACATCTTCGCCCTTGTGGAGAGCCTGCTGCCCTTAAATCCGCCCTTTATCAACGTCACCAGCCATGCGGCCCAGGTGGAGTACGAAGAGCTGCCCGACGGCACTTGGCGGCGTCGCGTGATCCGCAAACGCCCCGGCACGATCGGCCTATGCGCGGCCATCCAAAACCGCTACAACATCGATACCGTAGCGCATTTGCTCTGCCACGGTTTCACCCGCGAGGAAACCGAAGACGCCTTAATTGAGCTTCACTACCTGGGCATCCACAACGTTATGGCCTTGCGAGGGGACGATCCAGGATATCGTAAGATGCTCACCGACGGACGCACGCGCAACGAGTACGCCGTGGATCTGGTGCGTCAGATCGTAAACATGAATCAGGGCCGCTACCTGGAACCCGATCTCCTGGACGCCGCGCCCACGGATTTTTGCATCGGGGTTGCGGGCTATCCGGAGAAGCACTTCGAGGCCCCCAACCTGGAGCGGGACCTCAAGCACTTAAAAGAGAAGATCGATGCCGGGGCCCACTACATCGTCACGCAGATGTTCTTCGATAACCGGAGGTTTTTCGACTTCGTGGCCCGCTGCCGCGCCATTGGCATCACCGTGCCCATCATAGCGGGCCTGAAGGTGATCACGAAAAAGTCACACCTTGTGAGCATCCCCAGCCATTTTCACGTGGAGATCCCGGAGGAGCTGGCTGCAGAGGTGGAGCGCACGCCTCCTGAACGCGTCGTCGACGTGGGAGTGGAGTGGGCGGTTCGGCAATGCGCAGAGCTCATGGAGCATAAGGTGCCGTGCATCCATTTTTACATCATGCAGGACACCTCAGCCGTTATCCGCGTCGTAGAGAGCTTGCGCAAGCTGGCCTGA
- a CDS encoding response regulator translates to MDLALQEARRLEALARYQILDTPPEPMFNRIAELTARIFNVQLAFVELVDDRRIWYKACVGFDRGEVPREGTLADLVVRTGEVLFVEDATQDARFRHSPYVTGPPYVRFYAAAPLVTPDGFVIGVLAMADPHPRTLTDNERHIFLEMAQQTMNEIERRYALLELQASERRIKTILESSGDIIFTLDAEHRLTYLNPAAERFFGLSQDHLRGCHFCEQVLPGFRRPLCYALSAHLVDLHGEVRVEVPVHTSQHARRWLSLYFTRQPGGEADGAFTCVARDVTDRREAEERLRQSEGRFRLALSFLQEGITLSDPEGQLLIYNPAMEKLTGYSLEEVQSTDLHILLYPDLSERQQALDALLELLRTGKPQQIETRIRRKDGGERLVQVSVCLVPYEGKAMFLSSYRDITEQRQAQEALRRRDAILATIADCAHELLRSSDIGEAIADTLTRLARITQARGAALWRCEEAWLKLERAAFEGAQPDPPLPKALPMEGALAACRANVFIHRKGIFACRECVSDPEMLKLLESLHADTLAVAPIFVGETLWGVLSLHHEDTYDWLEAERDALLAAASLIGSALQHERNESALRQANRMLQEQALELARARDEAQQASLAKSQFLANMSHELRTPMNAIIGYTELLMEILEEEGQTEHVKNLQKIHTAARNLLGIINDILDFSKIEAGRMELFVEEFDLEPFLEELAHTIAPLMAKNGNRFAIRGLRKIRLRQDPVRLRQVLLNLLSNAAKFTENGRVLLRVRRSRSPAAEPVLVFEVADTGIGIAPEHLPHLFEEFRQADMSTTRKYGGTGLGLAISRRLVRMMGGEISVESEPGKGSVFSVCLPQCLPKREGGDLPKPEPPPHPPVLGGDGPVVLTIDDDPSVGELIQHYLSREGYRVVYAASGEEGLELARRLKPILITLDVLLPKQDGWAILRTLKTDPQTAHIPVVMLSFLEDRHLGYALGADDYLLKPVDREQLHRVLARFTPEHRPGQALIVEDDEALAELMTQAIAREGWQVASAPNGREALEALAQSRPDVIFLDLMMPEMDGFAFLHRLRQHPDWRQLPVVVVTAKTLSQAEIQYLNGGILWILQKGLYDQLSLLGEIRRILRYVGRRILNPS, encoded by the coding sequence ATGGACCTAGCTCTCCAAGAGGCGCGTCGTCTGGAGGCCCTGGCCCGGTATCAGATTTTGGATACCCCGCCAGAGCCCATGTTCAACCGGATCGCGGAGCTAACGGCGCGCATTTTCAATGTGCAACTGGCCTTCGTTGAGCTTGTCGACGATCGACGCATCTGGTATAAGGCCTGCGTGGGCTTTGACCGAGGCGAGGTGCCCCGAGAGGGCACGCTGGCGGATCTAGTGGTGCGCACCGGCGAGGTGCTCTTCGTCGAGGACGCCACGCAAGATGCGCGTTTTCGGCATAGCCCCTACGTAACGGGCCCTCCCTACGTGCGCTTTTATGCGGCGGCGCCCCTTGTTACGCCCGACGGATTCGTGATTGGGGTCTTGGCCATGGCCGATCCCCATCCCCGCACGCTTACGGACAACGAGCGGCACATCTTCCTTGAGATGGCCCAGCAGACGATGAACGAGATCGAGCGCCGCTATGCGCTTCTAGAGCTCCAGGCCTCCGAGCGACGGATCAAAACTATCTTGGAATCCTCCGGGGACATCATCTTCACCCTGGACGCCGAGCATCGGCTCACCTACCTCAACCCAGCCGCGGAGCGCTTCTTTGGCCTTAGCCAGGATCACCTCCGGGGGTGCCATTTCTGCGAGCAGGTTCTGCCCGGCTTTCGGCGCCCCCTCTGCTATGCGCTCAGCGCGCACCTGGTTGACCTACACGGGGAGGTGCGCGTGGAGGTCCCCGTGCATACCTCCCAGCACGCGCGACGTTGGCTCAGCCTGTACTTCACGCGCCAGCCCGGCGGGGAGGCGGACGGCGCCTTCACTTGCGTGGCGCGGGACGTCACGGACAGGCGTGAGGCCGAGGAACGCCTCCGCCAAAGCGAGGGGCGCTTCCGCTTGGCGCTTTCGTTTCTGCAGGAAGGCATTACGCTGTCCGACCCCGAGGGCCAACTGCTCATCTACAACCCCGCCATGGAGAAGCTAACGGGCTACAGCCTGGAGGAGGTGCAGAGCACAGACCTGCACATCCTTCTATATCCCGATCTGAGCGAGCGACAGCAAGCTCTGGATGCGCTCTTGGAACTGCTCCGAACCGGAAAGCCGCAGCAAATCGAAACGCGCATCCGACGCAAGGACGGCGGCGAGCGCCTGGTGCAGGTCTCGGTGTGCCTAGTGCCCTACGAGGGCAAGGCCATGTTTCTAAGTAGCTACCGGGATATCACCGAACAGCGCCAGGCTCAAGAGGCTCTGCGGCGCCGGGATGCGATCTTGGCCACGATCGCGGACTGCGCCCATGAATTATTGCGAAGCTCCGATATAGGGGAAGCCATCGCGGATACCCTGACACGTTTAGCCCGCATTACGCAGGCCCGGGGGGCGGCCCTATGGCGCTGTGAAGAGGCTTGGCTGAAACTAGAGCGCGCGGCATTCGAAGGGGCACAGCCCGATCCCCCTCTGCCCAAGGCGCTGCCCATGGAGGGCGCATTGGCCGCTTGCAGAGCAAACGTGTTCATCCATCGAAAAGGGATTTTCGCCTGCCGCGAATGCGTATCCGACCCCGAAATGCTGAAGCTTCTCGAAAGCCTGCACGCGGACACGCTGGCCGTTGCGCCTATCTTCGTGGGCGAAACCCTCTGGGGTGTACTCAGCCTGCATCATGAGGACACCTATGACTGGCTCGAAGCCGAACGCGACGCGCTTCTGGCCGCCGCAAGCCTCATCGGATCGGCCCTGCAGCATGAACGCAACGAATCCGCCCTTCGGCAAGCCAATCGTATGCTGCAAGAGCAGGCTCTGGAACTGGCCCGCGCTCGGGACGAAGCCCAGCAGGCCAGCCTGGCCAAGAGCCAGTTCTTGGCCAATATGAGCCATGAGCTGCGCACCCCCATGAACGCGATCATCGGCTACACGGAGCTGTTGATGGAGATCCTGGAAGAAGAAGGACAAACGGAGCACGTAAAAAACCTCCAGAAAATCCACACGGCCGCGCGCAACCTGCTCGGCATCATCAACGACATCTTGGACTTCTCCAAAATCGAAGCGGGCCGCATGGAGCTTTTCGTCGAGGAATTCGACCTGGAGCCGTTTTTGGAGGAACTTGCGCACACGATCGCTCCGCTTATGGCGAAAAACGGCAACCGATTCGCCATCCGCGGCCTGCGCAAAATCCGCCTGCGGCAAGATCCCGTCCGACTGCGTCAGGTGCTGCTGAATTTGCTTTCGAACGCGGCCAAGTTCACGGAAAACGGGCGCGTTCTTCTGCGCGTCCGACGCAGCCGATCTCCGGCGGCGGAGCCCGTGCTCGTTTTCGAGGTGGCGGACACCGGCATCGGGATCGCACCAGAGCACCTGCCGCACTTGTTTGAGGAGTTCCGGCAAGCCGATATGTCCACCACGCGCAAGTACGGCGGTACGGGCTTAGGGTTGGCCATCTCGCGCCGACTGGTCCGTATGATGGGTGGGGAGATCTCCGTCGAAAGCGAGCCGGGCAAGGGCTCCGTATTTAGCGTCTGCTTGCCGCAATGCCTGCCCAAACGCGAGGGCGGCGATCTGCCGAAACCCGAACCACCCCCGCATCCCCCTGTGCTCGGAGGAGATGGGCCCGTAGTGCTCACGATCGACGACGATCCCTCCGTCGGCGAGCTGATCCAGCATTATCTGAGCCGAGAAGGCTACCGGGTCGTTTACGCCGCCTCCGGAGAAGAGGGCCTAGAGCTGGCCCGTAGGCTCAAGCCCATCCTGATCACGCTGGATGTGCTTTTGCCCAAACAAGACGGATGGGCGATCCTGCGAACGCTCAAAACCGACCCGCAGACGGCCCACATCCCGGTGGTGATGTTGAGCTTTTTGGAAGACCGCCATCTGGGCTATGCCTTGGGGGCGGACGATTACCTGCTTAAGCCCGTGGACCGGGAGCAACTGCACCGGGTCCTGGCCCGCTTCACCCCTGAACACCGACCGGGCCAGGCGCTGATCGTAGAAGACGACGAGGCGCTGGCGGAGCTCATGACGCAGGCGATCGCCCGCGAGGGATGGCAGGTAGCTTCGGCCCCCAACGGCCGAGAGGCCCTGGAGGCCCTGGCGCAGAGCCGCCCGGATGTGATCTTTCTGGATCTCATGATGCCCGAGATGGACGGGTTCGCGTTCCTGCATCGGCTACGGCAGCATCCCGATTGGCGGCAGTTGCCCGTCGTGGTGGTCACGGCCAAGACCTTATCGCAGGCTGAGATCCAGTACCTAAACGGGGGCATCCTCTGGATCCTGCAAAAAGGCCTCTATGACCAGCTTAGCTTGCTGGGGGAAATCCGGCGCATATTGCGTTACGTGGGAAGACGCATCCTCAATCCCAGTTAG
- a CDS encoding aminotransferase class V-fold PLP-dependent enzyme, whose protein sequence is MSTPEDLSLRFRSRFLVPEGVVELRAFTHGLMPCTVPEMMARFAEDWALRGVDAWNQVPNHWDPGDPTPVGWWNLPEYLGDRFIAPLLGAQPGSCILLPSVHWAVQALLSCPEPFRGRRRLVWTEAEFPSVRHSALRWAQAEGWEAVETPYPSSAKALHALLEAITTNTALVFVSHVAFLTGERLPDAVIAELVDRCRKTGSLLALDGYHAAGSRPIRVQELGVDCYLGGLLKEGCGSTGNAFLYIRPGLELNPRLGGWVGEADPFAFEEAYRPHPSVRRRFLGGTPAIAPLYHAVEGVRILLEAGLEAVEADNAAKTQWLLEAIRRSHVLGRSVRIASPEDPDRRGPMLVLEVPEAECLVRWLAQRGILLDSRRNRRVRLAPFVWNSYPELERFIETLQEALRSGAYQEAPRSLGPVP, encoded by the coding sequence ATGAGCACGCCGGAAGACCTCAGCCTACGCTTTCGATCCCGCTTCTTGGTACCCGAGGGCGTTGTGGAGCTGCGCGCCTTCACGCACGGGCTTATGCCCTGCACGGTGCCCGAGATGATGGCCCGTTTCGCGGAGGACTGGGCCCTGCGCGGGGTGGACGCCTGGAATCAAGTGCCCAACCATTGGGATCCAGGGGATCCTACTCCGGTGGGCTGGTGGAACCTGCCGGAGTACCTGGGCGACCGCTTCATCGCCCCCCTGCTGGGGGCCCAGCCCGGAAGCTGCATCCTGCTTCCCAGCGTGCATTGGGCCGTGCAGGCCTTGTTATCCTGCCCCGAGCCCTTTCGGGGCCGCAGACGCCTGGTGTGGACGGAGGCCGAGTTTCCTTCGGTGCGGCATAGCGCTCTGCGGTGGGCCCAAGCCGAAGGCTGGGAGGCCGTAGAAACCCCATATCCGAGCTCGGCAAAGGCCCTGCACGCCTTGCTGGAGGCGATCACGACGAACACGGCCCTGGTCTTCGTAAGCCATGTGGCCTTTTTGACGGGAGAGCGCCTGCCGGATGCCGTCATCGCGGAGTTGGTTGATCGGTGTCGCAAGACCGGCTCTTTACTTGCGCTAGACGGCTATCATGCCGCGGGCTCACGACCCATTCGGGTTCAGGAGCTGGGCGTGGACTGCTACCTCGGGGGGCTGCTTAAGGAGGGGTGCGGCTCAACCGGAAACGCTTTTCTGTACATACGGCCCGGATTAGAGCTCAACCCGCGCCTGGGGGGCTGGGTGGGAGAGGCCGATCCTTTCGCCTTCGAGGAAGCGTATCGCCCGCATCCAAGTGTGCGCCGGCGTTTTCTGGGCGGAACGCCCGCCATCGCCCCTTTGTATCACGCCGTGGAGGGGGTGCGGATCCTGCTGGAGGCTGGACTAGAGGCGGTTGAAGCGGACAACGCAGCCAAGACGCAGTGGCTGCTGGAGGCTATTCGGCGTTCGCACGTACTAGGCCGCTCGGTCCGGATCGCATCCCCTGAGGATCCGGACCGACGCGGCCCTATGCTGGTGCTCGAGGTGCCCGAGGCCGAATGCTTGGTCCGTTGGCTCGCTCAACGGGGCATCCTGCTCGACAGCCGACGGAACCGCCGAGTGCGCCTAGCCCCCTTTGTATGGAATAGCTATCCAGAGCTGGAACGCTTCATAGAGACCCTGCAGGAGGCGCTGCGTTCGGGGGCTTACCAGGAAGCCCCTCGATCCCTGGGCCCTGTGCCCTAG
- a CDS encoding pyridoxal phosphate-dependent aminotransferase, producing MSIQLAPIAERVQRLTPSQTLAMTHRAMELKRRGEPIISLSAGEPDFDTPDHIREAAIEAIRAGFTHYTPNPGIPELREAIARKLARENGLHYEPDQILCSSGAKQSLVLAILALVNPGEEVLIPAPYWTTYPEMVKLAGGIPVYLQTGPERRFKITASQLEAAITTRTRLLLLCSPSNPSGMIYTEAELNALAEVLRRHERVWVLSDEIYEHLAYELPHVSIASLPGMQERTIVVNGFSKAYAMTGWRLGYAAGPRPVIEAMENLQGQMTSAPNSIAQKAGVAALEGPQEPVRRMREAFRARRDFLHEALSQIPGLVCPRPEGAFYLFPDVSAYFGRRAPDGRRIETAQDLCLYLLERQLVALVPGEAFGDPRCVRFSYAASMPDLEEAARRIASGLSALH from the coding sequence ATGTCGATTCAGCTCGCCCCGATCGCCGAGCGCGTGCAGCGCCTTACCCCCTCCCAGACTCTGGCCATGACGCATCGGGCTATGGAGCTCAAGCGCCGTGGAGAGCCGATTATCAGCTTAAGCGCCGGAGAGCCGGACTTCGACACGCCAGACCACATCCGGGAGGCCGCCATCGAGGCGATCCGGGCCGGATTTACGCATTACACCCCCAATCCGGGCATACCGGAGCTTCGGGAGGCGATCGCGCGCAAGCTGGCGCGTGAAAACGGCCTCCACTACGAACCCGATCAGATCCTCTGCTCCTCGGGCGCCAAGCAGTCCTTAGTGCTCGCGATACTGGCCTTGGTCAATCCGGGAGAGGAGGTGCTCATCCCCGCTCCGTACTGGACCACATACCCGGAGATGGTTAAGCTCGCTGGCGGGATCCCGGTGTACCTGCAAACGGGCCCGGAACGCCGCTTTAAGATCACGGCTTCGCAGCTAGAGGCCGCCATCACGACGCGCACACGCCTGCTTTTGCTCTGTTCGCCCTCCAATCCCTCGGGCATGATCTACACGGAGGCCGAACTAAACGCCTTGGCTGAAGTGCTGCGTCGACACGAACGGGTCTGGGTGCTTTCGGATGAGATCTACGAGCATCTGGCCTACGAGCTACCCCATGTAAGCATAGCCAGCCTGCCCGGCATGCAGGAGCGCACGATCGTCGTCAACGGCTTCTCGAAGGCTTACGCCATGACGGGCTGGCGGCTAGGCTATGCGGCCGGCCCCAGGCCGGTAATCGAGGCCATGGAGAACCTGCAGGGCCAGATGACCTCAGCTCCCAACTCGATCGCGCAGAAGGCCGGGGTGGCCGCCTTGGAGGGGCCGCAAGAGCCCGTCCGGCGTATGCGCGAGGCCTTTCGGGCGCGGCGCGATTTCCTGCATGAAGCCCTTAGCCAGATCCCGGGCCTGGTTTGCCCTAGGCCCGAGGGGGCCTTTTATCTGTTTCCGGACGTATCGGCCTACTTTGGCCGCAGGGCGCCCGATGGGCGCCGGATCGAGACAGCCCAGGACCTGTGTCTGTACTTGCTCGAGCGACAGCTAGTGGCCCTCGTGCCCGGAGAGGCCTTCGGAGACCCTCGATGCGTGCGCTTCTCGTATGCCGCCTCCATGCCGGATCTGGAGGAGGCCGCACGGCGGATCGCATCGGGTTTAAGCGCCCTGCACTGA
- a CDS encoding sigma-70 family RNA polymerase sigma factor → MPVLRLEDWTDSALVERFRHSEADRDRVFTVLMRRHYGRLYRLVYSVLGHPEETADALQEVMLKLYWHLPSFRGQDAQFSTWAYQVALNHARDVLRRRQVRQRHWAPEPDPEQLHLMGPRTESPHEELERAEDRERLWRYIRALPEPLREALVLRDVEGLDYETIARITGVSLGTVKTRIFRARRKIIQWLRTHAEAFRS, encoded by the coding sequence ATGCCCGTGCTCCGATTGGAGGATTGGACCGATAGCGCGCTCGTAGAACGGTTTCGCCATTCGGAGGCCGATCGGGATCGGGTGTTCACGGTGCTCATGCGTCGGCATTATGGGCGGTTGTACCGGCTTGTGTACTCGGTACTGGGACATCCCGAGGAAACCGCCGACGCCTTGCAGGAGGTGATGCTCAAACTCTATTGGCATCTACCTTCTTTTCGAGGGCAGGATGCGCAGTTCAGCACATGGGCCTATCAAGTTGCCTTGAATCATGCGCGGGACGTCCTTCGGCGCCGGCAGGTGCGGCAGCGTCATTGGGCTCCGGAGCCCGATCCGGAGCAGCTTCATCTGATGGGGCCCAGGACGGAGTCTCCCCATGAGGAGCTGGAGCGCGCCGAGGATCGCGAGCGTCTGTGGCGCTACATTCGGGCCCTGCCGGAGCCGCTGCGCGAGGCGTTGGTGCTGCGCGATGTAGAGGGATTGGACTACGAAACCATCGCCCGGATTACGGGGGTCTCCTTGGGTACGGTCAAAACCCGTATTTTCCGAGCGCGACGTAAGATCATACAGTGGTTGCGCACGCATGCGGAGGCTTTTAGGTCATGA